ATGCCGCGACCTGCTTCACGTCCTGCTCGTCGATCGGGTCGTCGTCATCGTCGCCTCCAGGAGCGTTCCAGTTCCAGTCGGCTTCGTCGTTCGTATGCGGTTCGAAGTCGGCGGGCGGGATGCCGGTCAGCGGCCGCGGGTCGACGTCCTGAAGCTTCCCGCCGGAGATGCGCTCGGCGACGATCGCCTTGCCCTTGCTGTTCCGATCGGGCTTCTTGATGATCGTGCCGACACGCCAGAGCAGCGGGTGGATCGAACTCTCGTCGTGGCCGATGTAGATCAGTGCGCCGTTGTACTTCCGGATTTTGAACACCAGCGGCCCCATCAGTTTCCGCACCTTCTGTCCGTCCGCACCGGTCCCGCTCGCGTTCGTCGAGAACTCGTCGCCGATGAAGAGCTTCGGCTGCTGGGGATTCTCGACGGGATCGCCGTCCTGCTCGACCCACTCCTCGAGGAGCGGGTAGTGTGGAATCCAGCCATCCTCGACGGACCCATCGTCGCGTACCCAGTCGTCGTTCCGGTCGAGCGTGCGGATGTTCGATCCCACGAGGAGGTCGCCGTCGGTCCACCGATCGCGCAGCTGTGCAAGCAGGCATGCGAGATTCGTTTTGCCGGCACCCATCTCACCCAGGACCACGATCACCGGTGCGGGCCCGGCGACGATCTCTTGGAGGCGAGTGATCGCCTTGATTCCAGCCAGGTCTGCCTCCTGTGCCGGGTCGCCGATGTAGTGTTTCAGCGTGAGCGTATCGCCGTTCTCGAGGGCATCGCGAGCGGTATGACTGCCTTCGCCGCGGAGGATGCCGCGATTCTTCCCGACGTCCAGGTATGTCGCTGCCGCTTTCCTGTTCCACCGATCGGGGTCGTGATGGAGCGCCCGGACGGTTAGCTGGCGATCGATCTTCTCGTCGCGGACGAATCCCGAGTGCGGCAGTACCTCGTCGGGGTCACGTTCGAGGTTGTTGTTCTGGTACTCGCGGAATCCACCGACCGTGTAGTTATCCTGCTCGTCGCTCATCGATCGGTCCCTCCATCGGTCGCGGCCTGCTCGGCTGCCTGTGCTCTGGTCTGTGGGGGTCCGCTGGTCGTCTCGATGCCGTGCTCATCGGTGTAGTCGTCGACATACTCGGTGATGTCCTTGATCTCGTCAATATCCCGGTCTTCGGCGTCCTTCTTGGCCGATTCAAAGCGGTTCTTCACCGCCGTTCGCGGATTCATCAGCCCACGTTCGTCGGCTTCGGCTTCCTCGTTGATCACGTCGCTCTGGATCTGCAGCCCCATTTTGCTGATCCGACCGCGGAGTCGGTTGTACTCGAGGAACGCCTCGACGAGGTCGCCGTGAATATCCTCGAGCATGGTCTTCGTCGTAATGAGTTTCGAGTCGGCCATCTGGCTGAAGTAACAGCCGGTAACGATCAGCGTCCCGCTGTCTCCCTGATCCGCGTGCCAGTCGAATTCCCGAACCTCGAACGAATCGCCGTCGTTGACCGGGTAGGGACTCGGACCTTCGACGGTCTTCCCGTCCCATACGCCCGGTTCGACGTAGTACTTCTCGCGGGTGTCGGTCACGCCGTTGATGTGGTACACTTCGACCATATTCCGCTGCCGTAGCCTCTTCGCGCCCGTGATGAACAGGCCCAGCAGCGGCGGGCCGAGTAGCATTAGCGCCGCGATCCAGCCGTGAACGATCGGGGGAATGCCGGGGAGTTCGGGCCGAAGCCAGATCAACGCGACCGCGATCGACATCACGACCCCGGCGACGAGTAACTGGGCTTCGGCGACGACGTAGGTGAGCCGATCGCTCCAAGAGTCGAAGGTGCCGCTCGTTTCGCTCATGCTTCGATCACCCCGCTATTCTCCGACCGGACGACGTAGGCTGCACCGATCGCCGCGAGTGAGACCGATAGCGCAACGCCGGAAAACAGGCCGGATTCCCCGCCGAAGTGCCGGAATGGGTTCCGCTCCAACTGGCCGACCGACACGAATACGCCGCTTCCCTGCGAGAGTGATCGCCGGGTCGCGATCGCGACGCCCGCGCCGGGTCGATCGGTAACCGGCATGGTGACCGTGTTGCTTCCCTCGGTCAGTTCGACTTCCTGGTAGTTGAACGACCCTGTACCTTCCTCAAAGTCGCCGGCTTCGGTCATTGAGACCTTCGTATCCTGGTCGGCTTCGATGGTGATCGTGAACATTCCCGGCGCATACGACCAGTTGGTGATCCGGGTCCCGCTGTCTATCTCCCGGAGATAGTCGTCTTCGGTCTCGGCTACCGTCTCGTTCTCGTTGGCCGGCTGGTCCTGGTCGGCGTCGCGATCGCGATCGTCGGGAGAGTTCGGACCTTGATCGCCGGGGTACACTTCGTCGGTCTCGTTGGTCGCGTTCTCTTGCGCCGCGATCGTGCCGACGCCCATGCCCATCGCGACCAGCAGCACTGCGCCCATGATGAAAATCCAGCGTCGTCGCATGGTCAGTTCCCCACGCCGGGTATCAGGTCAGTCGCGACGCCTACCATCCACATGATGACCAGTCCGATGATTCCAAGGCCGAGGAGTTCCCCGCTCGACCAGTCGCCGAACGGCGCGAATCCCCATCCGGATTCGTCCGTCGTTTCCTCAGCCTCTAACTGTTCGATGTAGGTCTCTAGCGTGTTGATGTAATCCGCGAATTGGGTACTGTCGTAGGTATCGTATTTCGGAGTGTCGTAATCCGGTTCTGTGACCGTGATATCGTCCGAATCGCTTTCCCCGACAGTCGCATTGATCCCGTAGAAGTCGAGAATGTCGAGAACGTGTTTCGTGTACTTGATGTCGCTTACGCTGTCGAATTGCGACATTTCGTCCACTATCGATTCGATACCCTTGCCGACGACCGATTCGATGTCCGTGATGGTCTCGTCCGTGACGTGGGTGATCGTCGCGCCGCCAGCATCGTACATCTCGTTCACGTCGATAGTACCGTGAGAGAATCGAACTTCCCTGTTGTTCGATTCGTCGTACAGGAGCGAGGCAGCCGCCAGTCCGTCGATCGAGCCGTCGGTCGGAGGCAGCGCAAGCGAGTAGATCGAACCCATCGGCGTCCCGGTACGGACCGCACTGCCATCCTGCGCGTCGACGACGTGCAACTCGCCAGCGGAAGGATTGCCAGCGTAAACGCGACCGCCATCAGGCGAGACAACGACATCTTCGAGGCCATCCGTGAAACCGGAATACGTCCAGATGTTCGTACCGTCGGCCACGTCGATAGCGTGAATCTCGCCAGACGACGACAGGCTTACAGCCGCGTACAGGACCGTCTCATCAGGCGACAGCGCGAGAGCGAATACGCGGTCTGGAGTCGAGTACGTCCAGTCCGGCGAGGCGATCGTCGCGCCGTCGAACGGCAGTGCCATCACCAGATTATTGCGACCGCCAACGTAGGCGACAGTACCGTCACCAGTACAGGCGACAGTTTCGAGGTTCCAGTTAGCATCGGCGTACGTGTCCATTTGGGACCCGTCCGAGGGATCGATCGCGTGTATCTGCGAGTCGAAATCGACGCCATCACTATAAATCGTGAAGACGGCAGATCCCGACTCGTCGGCAGCTACGCCGACAGCACCACCGCCCGACGGGCCGCTCGTGTACGTCCAGTCAGCATTACCGGTCTCAGTATCGACGGCGTGGACCTCACCATCATACGACGCAGTGTAGATGGTGAGGCCATCGGCAGATCGATCGAGCGCGTACACAGCGTCTCCGTGGCCCTGATACTCCAGTACCTGCTCTCCGGTAGTCGTGTCGTAGCCGTACAGCGTGGAGTCAGTGGAGTGGGTAGCCGCGTAAACGCGGTTCTCCGACAGAACAGCCGTCAGCGCGTTCGTTCGGTTGGGCATACTCCGTTGCCAGTAGACCTCTCCGGACACAGCGTCTTGGACAGCGAGGTCGTTACTCCCGGCATAGTATAGCGGGAGTCCAACGCCATAGGTTTCGCCGGACTGGAATCCGCCGTCAGGCACGTCCGAGCCGAACAGCACACCAGAGTACGACTTGCCCGATACGTAGCCGTCCGGGTAGACGTGGCGAGCGTCGAGATTCGGATTGGGATCGACCCATTGATCGGTCGCGCCAGTCCACGAGACAGTCATCCCGGAAACCAGCGAGAAATCCGGCTGTTCCATTCCGAACTGCTGGAGCATAGCGATCCGGAAACGCGCGTTTGTCGGGTCGTCAGTCCCCGACAGAAACCGTGCCATTCCCTCCGGCGAGCGCACTTGCGTCGGGGTGATGTTTCCGGCGTCTAACTCCGCGTAAAGGTCGGAAACGAACGTCTCCGAATAGTTGGCAACCACCGAATCCGACTTGCTGTGAATCTCATCCAGCAGCGTGAAGAATTCCACGCCGTCAAAGACACGGGACGAAGGCAAATCCGAACCCACGTTCGGAATCACGAACCGAAGGTCCGTTTCGACCTGTGTGCCGTCGGACGCCTCGAGCGTGACGATCTCGTTCGTGGCGTCCCACGAGTCGACAACCGATTGATCGAGCATCGGGATCGTGTCGATCAGCGCGGAATCCGACTCTAGATCTGACGCGGACGTATCCCGCAACTCGACCATAGGAACCTTCAGCGCCGCATTCTCGTAGTTACTTCCGAGAACGTCGCCTTTCTCACCCTCGCTGACATTCGAGATTTGCGTGCCGTCATGCAGCGAAATCGAGACCTCTTGCCGCTGGTCGATGACCCGCACCTGGATCGCCGTGCCGTCAGAGACGCGATCCCCAGTATTTGCCACCCAGTCCGGATAGCCGGTCGCCGCAGCCGATCCCGCCGCGAAACTCAACTGGAGCAAACTCTTCACGGTAACGTGGTAGTGGTTGAACTCCGGCAATTCGTAGTATTGCCGAATTCGCTGCATAGCACGGTCGTAGGCCGTCGCGGACGATTCGCCATCCTCCCACGCGCCCGCAATCCCATTTCGCGCCTCCAGAGACGCAATCGGCGGAGTGTCCGTTAGATGGTTTCCGAACGTCACTTCGTGGGCCGTCAGCGACTCGAATTCTGAGGTACAGAGATTATGCAGAATCGCTTGATCTGCCGAGGGCGATTCATTCAGCGAACTCTGAAGCAAGTGATAGCCGACGAGACCCGCGAGACCCGCCGGAGTCGCCCCCGCAACCGCGTATCCGTATCCCTCTGTGGACGCGACACCCGCGATCGCCGATCGAACGCCGTCGACTAGATCGGCCCGAACGCGACCGGTCCCGAATGCTGTTACCCCCGTAACTGTGGAACCCGCCGCGATCGCGCCGGTCTTGATCGCGTCCCGTCGCGTCAGCGTGCAGCCGGGCCGCGACAGTGTCGCACCCCCAGTTTCGTGGGCCGTGGGCTGTGGGCCGGCGTCCCGATCGGGACCCGACCCGGTGTCCGTTGACATCAGGACCCCCTCCGGCGAGCGACCACGCCCGCGACCGCGATCGCGACGATCGCCACGCCGACCCCGAATCCGGGCTGGGCATCGTCGCCGTCGAAGAACCCGCCCCCGATGGTCGCGTCGTCAGGACTCACGTATCCGCTCTGAATATTGCTCTTGTCGCCGGTTTCGACGAAGACGCGGTACTCCATTTGCTGCTCAAAGGAGGTCGTGTTCAGTTGGTACCGAACGTTCACCGTGTCAGATGGACCGCCGGTCACCGTGTCGGTCACGACCGTATCAGCGGTGATCGTGAGTGACAGCACCGTGTCGTCCGCCGTGATCGAGTCGGCGGTCACCGTCGTCAAGTCGACCGTCCCATCACTCGCGAACTCGGTCCCGTTCACGTTAACCGTCGTCGCCGACTGGTTCAGTTCGACCGCGTAGGTCGCGTGGTCGTGAATCTCGTCTTGGACCTTGAGCGTGGTCCCGTTCAGGGTGCCGGTGTAGTTGCCGACCTCCGTCCCGTTGTCCTGCCACGCCGCTTCTTGATAGCTGGTGAACTCGACCGACTCCTCGGACGTGTCGTTGAAGCTATCCGCAAACTCGATGTCGAGTTCGACATACTCCGTTTCGTTCGTCGTCTCGATCGTGCTATTCTCGATCGTGTCCAGGCTGGCCGTTTGCGCTGCGGCCACCCCGATCAGCGCCGTCGCGATCGCGACCAGCGCGATCACCGCGATCGCCGTCGTCGTCGATCGACTGTAGGTAGTGCTCACTTTGACCACCTCAGTAGTACGCCAGTAGGTAGTAGCCCGCCCCGTTGAGCATGACCAACAGCAGGCCAGCGTACCAATAGCCGTTCATCGCGTCGTTGACCGCCGGCACCAGCGCGGTCGCGACGTTCATCACGACCATCCCGGTGACCAGCGCGGCCTGCTCCTGGCTGAAGTCGTCCCACTCGCGCGCCTCATTCGAGAACCACGCGATACCCACCGCGATCATGGCGATCGCGAAGCCCCACGTGATCTCGGTCCCGCTGGCCGAGTACAGCGCGTCGCTCATGTAGAACGTGATGGGGTTGTCGATACCGATCGTGCCGATCCCGCTCATCGCGAGCGTTGCCGCGACGAACAGCGGGGCCAGCACGGCGTCGATGAGGTCGACGCCTTTGTGATTCTTGATCGAACCGAATCTTGCCGTTGCCATAGTGCAACGCTGTCAGATCCACCCACCTCGTTGAAAGCGTCAGGATAACCTCGGGAATCCCGATGGATTCCTGATACTCACCAACTTTTATGAGATGGGGGGTTGCCCGCCGGATATGGCACTGAACAAACTTCGTCAGTTAGACCAGGACTCGATCGGGATCACGCTCCCAAAAGACGACGTGCGCATCGAGGGACTGTTAGACGAGAACGACGATCTTGAGGGTGAGCATTACGTCCATATTCGCCACGTTGACGAGGGCGAGTGGACACTTGAACTTGTGAGTGGAATCGACATATGATCGAAACCGATGGAGTTGTGTTCTCTTCTCCAATTTCTTTGTGTCCGACACAAGTGTCACGTCAAACCCTGCTGCACACACTTTGCAAGGATAGTTGGGATACATATCTTCTTGCGTAATTGGCTAGTGATCAAGCTGGGTTTGAGCTTAGAGGTCTGTCTGATCGGTAATTGTGCGGAATTTAGTACCTGACGAGAGTATAATGACGGTGGCCAGAATTCGATTTACATTAGTATATTACAGACCCGGAGATCCACTTCACGTCAGGCCGATTAAAAAAGTGAGCCGCAAAAAGCCTACTAGTTGTCGTAGATATGAGTTCCAACTTCTGTATTACTATCGTCGAAGTTGGCTGTTGCCGTCACTTCTTCACCACTGCTGGAGACGTCAACACTTCCACTACTAGTCCCAGAACTGATCTCAATAGTGTCCGTGCTGGATTCAACTGTAAGACTATTTGCGTCTCCCCAACTGGACACCGAGATGTCTACTTCATCATCAGTTGTATCGTCTGAGAACGAGATCTCGGGGGCTTCTGGGAAGTTATAGTCTTGACTCGAAACCTGGGTCTCGGTACCGTCTTCGGTAATGGCAACTGCTGTTATCGTACCACTGCTACTACTACGGTCACTGCCAGTTAGCGTAACGGAACTACCTACTTTATCAAGTGTTTTGCTTGTATCGGCATCGCCGCGAAGTTCAATGTGATCGGAGTTGCCCATGGATGCGACTGTCACTGTGATCTCATTATTTGAATTATCAACATCAAAGTCGACACCCGCGTTAGCGTTTTCATTCAATCCACCTCCCAGATCAAGCACAAACCCAGCAATAACGGCAGCCAAGATAACAGTAATGGCTACCATCAGTATGACACCTATGACCGGTGACACTGCGCGCTCTTCTTTGTCGCCGATTTGTTTTGATTGCCAATGCATCATCAATCAGCTTGAGAAGTCAAATTCTTGGCTCGCGACCTGGGTTTCAGTACCATCTGCCGTGATTGCAACTACTGTGACCGTACCTGACTCACCATCGCTTGCAGTATATCCAAGTGTAATTGACGTTCCTGCTTGTGTCAGTGCGTCACTGGTCTCGTCATAGTCACCAGTGGATCCATCAACTTCATCAACTAGCGAATCATCGACATCTCCACGGAGAACGATCTCTTCAGCGTTTCCCATTGACTTTACAGAAACGGTGACTTCTCCATCTGTATTATCTACTGCAGTGTCAACACCTGCGTTCGCGTTTTCACTCAATCCGCCTCCCAAATCGAGCACGAACGCCGCAATCACGGCCGCGAGAATAACCGTAATCGCGACCATCAGGATCACGCCAATAACTGGGCTTACTGCCCGTTCTTCCTCGTTTCCGATCAACTTTTTGCGATAGTTTTCAAGGTTCATGGTTTCACAGCACCCCTGAACGGTCGGAAAAGTTATTGGTAGCAGTATGAAACCACCGCATGACGCCTATAAGGGGATTGGGACAGCCCTCTTGTGCGTCGCCTTTCCGTGCCATTCTTTCGGGGTCAACTGATAGGAGTTGACCGACCCCACTTATAGATAAGGGATCGTGACCTTCTCAGAGATTGATAAGGCTTTCAAAGTTGATAATCAGAACTCAATGGAAGATTTACAGCGGTGACTTGAAGCGCCGCTGTCTTGCGATTCTCTCGAAATGAAAACGAGTCAATAACTGTTATGCCCGTTCGTCACTCTCATCGCACATGGCCGATGGGGATGCACTCCTTACCGACCAAGACTTGGCGCGCACCTATGACGGTGGCGTGTACGACGACGCTTGGATGGCAGTCCGGGAGTATCGTGACGTCATCCGATACCAAACTGAGAACCCGGACAAAGGATACACCGCGATCGCGAACGCACTTGACCTACCGAAAGGACGGGTCCGTTCTTGGACCGACGGCAAGACGCCGAACGTCGTTGCCGGGATCGAAACCGCACGGGATCGAGGCTGGATCGATGTCGGGTACGAGGACGACGCATTTCTTGCACTGAACGCACTCGTCGCGGGAATCTTCTCCGGCGGATCGATCATTCGAACGAACTGGATTCCAAAGTGGACGCTCAACGAACAGGGATACCACTCCTACATCGTCGATGCGCTCGAGTTGGCCGACGTCGGATATACTACACACGAGGAGGCCGACGAGAACAGTGGACCGACGATCCGGCCGGCCGACGACGGAGCGATTCTCGGACGAGTACTGTGTGTTCTGGGTGCGCCGATCGGCAAGAAGTCAGAGCTCGACGACATAACGCTCCCCTGGTACCTGGACGACGCACCAACAGACGTCCGCGAGATGTTCGTTCACTCCTACATCGCAAACCGCGGATATGGGGATCGAGAGAGTGCACGAATACAGATTATAGAGGATCGATCACAGTCCTATCGCAAGTCACTGGCAGCGTTGCTCGAAGACGTCGCCGGTGCGCCGGTCACGCTCGGCGACCGATCGATCACGATCTCTGCTGACGCAGCGCGAGCGCTTGGGATCGAACAGGATTGGTTCGCCCGAGAAGGCTTCTGAACTCACTCCAGGCCTTGTTGAAACCCTAAAATGGTGATAGGTTTTAGCAGCCGTGCTGAATACAGAGCGCGAATGTGGCACCGACTGAGAGTCTATCTACGTGGGTAGTGATCGGTCAGTACAGGATATCTATGTACCGTTTAGTTGGCCTCTCCACGAAGTCCGGATCGGTACCTTACAGCGTGGGAGTTACTCACAGCGGCCGTATAATTGTCATTCTCCATGTGATGGAGCCCTCCCAAGATGTCAAGCGATGCTATACGATCGCATACATAACGACCAATACGACCGGAACGGCAAACAGCGTGATCACGCTCACGATCGGTCGATCGCGTCGAGACGCCGCTGCGGTGTAGAACCCGGCAAAGACGGCGACCGTTCCGAGATACCGTAACAGTTCCGCCAGACGGAGTTCAGCGCCACCGGACAACAGGATGGCAGAGACCCGGACCTCTCCCGCTAATGCGGGTCCGGCGATGAACCAGGCAATACCCGCAATCCGCTGGGCAAGGAACCCCCATACTGCGACGGCACCGATTTCCCAGGCGGCCGCTGTCGGACGGTTGCGGACGTACGCGAGGGTTGCAACCACGATGGGCGCCAAAGTGACGATACGTCCCAGTTCGATCGACCAAGTCGTCGTTTGTGTCGATAAGAACA
The nucleotide sequence above comes from Halosolutus halophilus. Encoded proteins:
- a CDS encoding WD40 repeat domain-containing protein, which translates into the protein MIPNVGSDLPSSRVFDGVEFFTLLDEIHSKSDSVVANYSETFVSDLYAELDAGNITPTQVRSPEGMARFLSGTDDPTNARFRIAMLQQFGMEQPDFSLVSGMTVSWTGATDQWVDPNPNLDARHVYPDGYVSGKSYSGVLFGSDVPDGGFQSGETYGVGLPLYYAGSNDLAVQDAVSGEVYWQRSMPNRTNALTAVLSENRVYAATHSTDSTLYGYDTTTGEQVLEYQGHGDAVYALDRSADGLTIYTASYDGEVHAVDTETGNADWTYTSGPSGGGAVGVAADESGSAVFTIYSDGVDFDSQIHAIDPSDGSQMDTYADANWNLETVACTGDGTVAYVGGRNNLVMALPFDGATIASPDWTYSTPDRVFALALSPDETVLYAAVSLSSSGEIHAIDVADGTNIWTYSGFTDGLEDVVVSPDGGRVYAGNPSAGELHVVDAQDGSAVRTGTPMGSIYSLALPPTDGSIDGLAAASLLYDESNNREVRFSHGTIDVNEMYDAGGATITHVTDETITDIESVVGKGIESIVDEMSQFDSVSDIKYTKHVLDILDFYGINATVGESDSDDITVTEPDYDTPKYDTYDSTQFADYINTLETYIEQLEAEETTDESGWGFAPFGDWSSGELLGLGIIGLVIMWMVGVATDLIPGVGN
- a CDS encoding type IV pilin N-terminal domain-containing protein; protein product: MNLENYRKKLIGNEEERAVSPVIGVILMVAITVILAAVIAAFVLDLGGGLSENANAGVDTAVDNTDGEVTVSVKSMGNAEEIVLRGDVDDSLVDEVDGSTGDYDETSDALTQAGTSITLGYTASDGESGTVTVVAITADGTETQVASQEFDFSS
- a CDS encoding type IV pilin N-terminal domain-containing protein; translation: MVAITVILAAVIAGFVLDLGGGLNENANAGVDFDVDNSNNEITVTVASMGNSDHIELRGDADTSKTLDKVGSSVTLTGSDRSSSSGTITAVAITEDGTETQVSSQDYNFPEAPEISFSDDTTDDEVDISVSSWGDANSLTVESSTDTIEISSGTSSGSVDVSSSGEEVTATANFDDSNTEVGTHIYDN
- a CDS encoding PGF-CTERM sorting domain-containing protein, which codes for MSTTYSRSTTTAIAVIALVAIATALIGVAAAQTASLDTIENSTIETTNETEYVELDIEFADSFNDTSEESVEFTSYQEAAWQDNGTEVGNYTGTLNGTTLKVQDEIHDHATYAVELNQSATTVNVNGTEFASDGTVDLTTVTADSITADDTVLSLTITADTVVTDTVTGGPSDTVNVRYQLNTTSFEQQMEYRVFVETGDKSNIQSGYVSPDDATIGGGFFDGDDAQPGFGVGVAIVAIAVAGVVARRRGS